The Naumovozyma dairenensis CBS 421 chromosome 3, complete genome genome has a window encoding:
- the PPZ1 gene encoding salt homeostasis regulator (similar to Saccharomyces cerevisiae PPZ2 (YDR436W) and PPZ1 (YML016C); ancestral locus Anc_5.548) → MGNSSSKSTKRKQSLSSSSSSSSPGPNKLDHKSNDTAHSIKSSKSASSRRSSSAIKSNKNEKTINSVSGPPEYVNVLNQKQRPLRPNGSHARSHSHSYSQSPAQANSASVAGTPKLKPSSRSMENIHDATTGSLTSHNATKKDRSPSPSSAKKNSMHLFPQTHGHRRSSSHHSQSELMGQQQDNNNAGLNLSRQSTNNNNNNNNSEATTNPFLHPLLNSSRRRSSSRRLSNNTGADLPPSMIQMEPKSPILKNSKYTTSSNSFQYYENALTDDDNDNDNDTDMFSDATKTNHQNLIRHKTSSRPSSIRSGSSSRPRRKSSNNNINISATATGGSPNMDNLNLPNQDHTSQHSLSLSRSNSFASSLHSRKSSMGSSNNTTAYSTPLNSPGLLRTNDTLTQDDYFGTTAVPTANSNDNANLQTDDTTHIDSVSINPANDNNNNVDGYTSVNDGNNSMDRRDSISKSRYPASHSNMDNFPTHDYINNNMENNNTMTQELQTDSNINLPLNDGQLPLKKKKPIKPIDIDETIQKLLDAGYAAKRTKNVCLKNSEILQICQASREIFLSQPSLLELSPPVKIVGDVHGQYGDLLRLFTKCGFPPSANYLFLGDYVDRGKQSLETILLLLCYKIKYPENFFLLRGNHECANVTRVYGFYDECKRRCNIKTWKTFIDTFNTLPLAAIVAGKIFCVHGGLSPVLNSMDEIRHVSRPTDVPDFGLINDLLWSDPTDSPNEWEDNERGVSYCYNKVAINKFLNKFGFDLVCRAHMVVEDGYEFFNDRSLVTVFSAPNYCGEFDNWGAVMSVSEGLLCSFELLDPLDSAALKQVMKKGRQERKLANQQQYQVEE, encoded by the coding sequence ATGGGTAATTCCAGTTCGAAGTCAacgaaaaggaaacaatcactatcatcatcttcgtcatcatcatctccAGGACCTAATAAATTAGATCATAAGAGTAATGATACTGCTCACTCTATCAAATCGTCCAAATCAGCAAGTTCGAGGCGATCGTCGTCTGCaatcaaatcaaataaaaatgaaaaaacaataaattcTGTTTCAGGCCCTCCTGAGTACGTCAATGTTCTCAATCAGAAACAACGTCCTCTGAGGCCTAATGGTTCTCATGCTCGTTCTCATTCTCATTCTTATTCTCAATCACCAGCACAAGCAAATTCGGCTTCAGTGGCAGGAACACCGAAGTTGAAACCTTCTTCAAGGTCGATGGAAAACATCCACGACGCAACAACAGGTTCTCTTACTTCACATAATGCAACTAAAAAGGATCGCAGCCCGAGTCCCTCTTCAGCTAAAAAAAATAGCATGCATCTATTCCCTCAAACTCATGGACATCGTCGTTCTTCATCTCATCATTCTCAAAGTGAATTAATGGGTCAGCaacaagataataataatgcagGTCTCAACTTGTCTAGACAATCcacaaacaataataataacaataataatagtgaAGCGACAACGAATCCATTTTTACATCCACTTTTGAATTCAAGTAGAAGACGCTCATCTTCAAGAAGATTAAGTAATAATACAGGCGCAGATTTACCACCATCGATGATACAAATGGAACCTAAATCCCCCATTCTTAAAAATAGTAAATATACTACGTCATCAAATTCCTTCcaatattatgaaaatgCGTTaactgatgatgataatgataacgaTAATGACACAGATATGTTTTCAGATGCTACAAAGacaaatcatcaaaatttaattaGACACAAGACATCTTCAAGACCTTCCAGTATAAGAAGTggttcatcatcaagaCCGCGTAGAAAATCAAGcaataataacatcaaTATATCGGCAACTGCCACAGGTGGTTCTCCAAACATGgataatttaaatttaccCAATCAAGATCATACAAGTCAacattcattatcattatcacGTTCCAATTCATTCGCTTCATCTTTACATAGTAGGAAATCATCAATGGGATCCAGTAATAATACGACGGCATATAGTACACCATTAAATTCTCCAGGTCTACTAAGAACAAATGATACATTGACTCAAGATGATTATTTTGGTACTACTGCAGTCCCTACGGCAAATTCTAACGATAATGCAAACCTTCAAACTGATGATACAACACACATAGATTCTGTTAGTATAAACCCtgctaatgataataacaataatgtGGATGGTTATACTTCTGTAAACgatggtaataatagtatGGATCGTCGCGATTCCATCTCAAAATCAAGATATCCTGCATCACATTCCAATATGGATAATTTTCCAACACATgattatattaataacaacatggaaaataacaatacaatGACACAAGAATTACAAACAGATAGTAATATTAATCTCCCGTTAAATGATGGCCAACTCCCtctaaagaagaaaaaaccTATTAAACCAATTGATATAGATGAAACgattcaaaaattattagatgcAGGTTACGCAGCAAAGAGAACGAAAAATGTCTGTTTAAAAAATTCAgaaattttacaaatttGTCAAGCATCAAGAgaaattttcctttcacAACCATCTCTTTTAGAATTATCACCACCTGTGAAAATCGTAGGCGATGTGCATGGTCAATATGGTGATCTCTTAAGACTTTTCACTAAATGTGGATTCCCACCTTCAgcaaattatttatttttaggTGATTACGTGGATCGTGGTAAACAATCCCTTGAGACcattttgttattattatgttaCAAGATTAAATATCCtgaaaatttcttcttattgaGAGGTAATCATGAATGTGCCAATGTGACAAGGGTTTACGGGTTTTACGATGAATGTAAACGTCGTTGTAATATCAAAACATGGAAAACTTTCATTGATACATTCAACACCTTACCCTTAGCGGCCATCGTCGCTGGTAAGATTTTTTGCGTTCATGGTGGGTTATCACCTGTTTTGAATTCTATGGATGAAATCAGGCATGTAAGTAGACCTACAGATGTGCCTGATTTTGgtttaattaatgatttattatggTCAGACCCGACAGATTCACCCAATGAATGGgaagataatgaaagaGGTGTTAGTTACTGTTATAATAAAGTTgcaattaataaatttttaaataaatttggGTTTGATCTTGTTTGTAGAGCTCATATGGTCGTCGAAGATGgttatgaatttttcaatgatcGAAGTTTGGTTACTGTGTTTTCTGCTCCAAACTATTGTGGTGAATTCGATAATTGGGGAGCGGTTATGAGTGTCAGTGAAGGTTTATTATGttcatttgaattattagatcCATTGGATAGTGCAGCGTTGAAACAAGTTATGAAAAAGGGTAgacaagaaagaaaattagccaatcaacaacaatatcaaGTTGAAGAGTGA
- the PSP2 gene encoding Psp2p (similar to Saccharomyces cerevisiae PSP2 (YML017W); ancestral locus Anc_5.550): MSLEEFLGDDSLGDSVWNEDEINLDAINNTTNIDVLKPTTTTMEQGFNGLSQNNTPGNFSRSPSSALNQPIPANHPGLGGHAVYRTYPDTSNQPQGPPYIIKFSNLPPKFSDYDIKDLFQAKYTKFVKFKLFWELNKKPTIAVLKSGSIFDQNFKHDSKVAFVELYTSRDMDKVRNNWVVPLKEIYQINTEPAHFDDFKEYIAKNTLLTDPKDDPSKPYVLPKPKPNPFGTAKPVDTQSKVLDIEEKMRHLHVEDTTTLRRLSQGDSNNNGNTRPKVTILKKEHKETTIPTEQTEHTPETEESKEQEKTKNIPKPLSYSQVLQRSVEDIKKGSVSPTAPNGLSSSSGNGGPLNERSSSSVENSQSSSTSSRENKTEQINEDNNTHNDDVDDDHDGKENMQDHNDGKPFVFKNSERETSADTTGSRPTTFTSPSSSSYDYKSNMRGGYRGGSSRGSYNRRGGRGRGGSYQSRNNTYNNSEQQSQQSQERNFNDNNDSNENNNNNNNNTNNGANEEKGQYSLFAPASGFLQSSDGSRTSSRGGGRGNLNTRRGGSGGSGRGSSRGGSGVRRGGRGGGGYNRGYRGGASNNDRFTTA, translated from the coding sequence ATGTCTCTTGAGGAGTTCCTCGGTGACGATTCATTAGGCGATTCCGTATggaatgaagatgaaatcaATCTAGATGCAATCAACAATACAACCAACATTGACGTTTTGAAACCAACAACTACAACAATGGAGCAAGGTTTCAACGGATTATCTCAAAATAACACTCCAGGCAACTTTTCACGTTCTCCAAGTTCTGCATTGAACCAACCAATTCCAGCTAATCATCCAGGATTGGGTGGTCATGCCGTCTATCGTACTTATCCTGATACATCAAATCAACCTCAGGGCCCTCCatacattattaaattttcaaatttaccTCCTAAATTCTCCGATTatgatattaaagatttatttcAAGCGAAATACACTAAATTtgttaaatttaaattgttTTGGGAATTAAATAAGAAACCAACCATTGCAGTATTGAAATCAGGTTCCATCTTTGATCAAAATTTTAAACATGATTCCAAAGTAGCATTCGTTGAATTATATACTTCTCGTGATATGGATAAAGTTCGAAACAATTGGGTGGTACCATTAAAggaaatttatcaaattaaCACGGAACCTGCGCATTTCGACgattttaaagaatatattgcCAAAAATACATTATTAACTGACCCCAAGGATGACCCTTCAAAACCTTATGTGCTTCCAAAACCTAAACCAAATCCATTCGGTACTGCAAAACCTGTGGATACTCAATCTAAAGTTTTAgacattgaagaaaaaatgcGTCATTTACATGTAGAAGATACAACTACTTTAAGAAGATTATCTCAAGGTGActccaataataatggcaATACTAGGCCTAAAGTTACcatattaaagaaagaacaTAAAGAAACAACCATTCCAACGGAACAAACAGAACATACTCCTGAAACCGAAGAATCAAAAGAACaggaaaaaacaaaaaacattCCAAAACCATTAAGTTACTCACAAGTACTACAAAGATCTGTTGAAGATATAAAGAAAGGTTCAGTATCGCCAACCGCACCAAACGGTctttcatcatcgtcaGGTAATGGTGGTCCTTTAAATGAACGAAGTTCTTCAAGTGTAGAGAATTCACAGTCATCATCAACCTCAAGCCGCGAAAACAAAACGGAACAAATAAATGAAGATAACAACACTcataatgatgatgttgatgatgatcatGACGGTAAGGAAAATATGCAAGATCATAATGACGGGAAACCCTTCgtatttaaaaattcagaAAGAGAAACTTCAGCTGATACAACTGGATCTCGTCCAACAACATTCACCTCgccatcatcatcatcatatgATTATAAATCGAATATGAGAGGTGGATACCGTGGTGGTAGTAGTAGAGGATCATACAATAGACGCGGTGGACGTGGTCGTGGAGGATCTTATCAGTCTCGTAATAatacatataataattctgaACAACAATCGCAGCAATCACAAGAACGtaattttaatgataataacgATAGTAacgaaaataataataataataataataatacaaataacGGTGCAAATGAGGAGAAAGGacaatattctttatttgcTCCAGCAAGTGGATTCTTACAATCATCAGATGGTTCAAGAACATCTTCAAGAGGTGGTGGTAGAGGAAATTTGAACACGCGTAGAGGAGGATCAGGAGGATCAGGGCGTGGAAGTTCCCGTGGGGGCAGTGGAGTACGTCGTGGCGGTAGAGGTGGAGGAGGTTATAATAGAGGTTACCGTGGAGGAGCCAGTAATAACGACAGGTTCACAACAGcataa
- the TRM9 gene encoding tRNA (carboxymethyluridine(34)-5-O)-methyltransferase (similar to Saccharomyces cerevisiae TRM9 (YML014W); ancestral locus Anc_5.544), translating to MSMADLKEQEFVHDVYNEIAPHFSQTRYKPWPIVTSFLNDQKTGTIGIDVGCGNGKYLNVNPNVFLIGSDRSSGLIECAHDINNQYNILIADGLNLPHRENTFDFAISIAVVHHWTTRERRIDAIAHIMSKVRSGGQVLIYCWALEQGESRRGYHEGMEQDVLVPWVLPETTKDTKKKGENSKIILKEKMPDLTNIPPKDRSEFIANWKKEQEEKRVAAEKERQKEEEKEWKSENDKESKTKYRFYHLYREGELEEDCKSAGGIIVKTGYEKDNWYVMMSKP from the coding sequence ATGAGTATGGCTGATttaaaagaacaagaattcGTACACGACGTATACAACGAAATAGCTCCACATTTCTCACAAACTCGTTACAAACCATGGCCCATCGTGACCTCTTTTTTAAATGACCAAAAAACAGGTACCATTGGTATTGATGTCGGATGTGGGAATgggaaatatttaaatgtGAACCCGAACGTGTTCCTTATTGGATCAGATAGATCCTCTGGATTGATTGAATGTGCGcatgatattaataatcaatataatattttgattgCAGATGGGTTGAACTTACCTCATCGTGAGAATACTTTCGATTTCGCTATATCAATTGCAGTGGTACATCATTGGACTACCAGGGAGAGAAGAATTGACGCTATTGCTCATATCATGAGTAAAGTTAGGAGCGGTGGTCAAGTTCTCATATATTGTTGGGCTTTAGAACAAGGTGAGTCAAGGAGAGGATACCATGAAGGTATGGAACAAGATGTATTGGTACCATGGGTATTACCAGAAACGACAAAGGATACCAAGAAGAAAGGTGAAAATAGcaagataatattaaaggaaaagatGCCAGATTTAACTAATATACCGCCAAAGGATCGTTCAGAGTTTATTGCCAATTGGAAAAAGGAACAAGAAGAGAAACGTGTGGCAGCGGAAAAGGAAAGgcaaaaagaagaagaaaaagaatggaagtcagaaaatgataaagaatcCAAGACTAAATATCgattttatcatttatatcGTGAAGgtgaattagaagaagacTGTAAGAGTGCTGGAGGTATAATTGTAAAGACAGGTTATGAAAAGGATAACTGGTATGTTATGATGTCAAAGCcatga
- the NDAI0C00940 gene encoding uncharacterized protein (similar to Saccharomyces cerevisiae THI74 (YDR438W) and YML018C; ancestral locus Anc_5.551) gives MVVTFSKRWTLGLIMLGIVIILWVLSSFLINLIFEDDSYRKPFFITYLNTAAFIFYLLPTGNSILTNYKETGNFNIHHELIIEEEGDPNDENSWEYADMPTGQEQEQEQEQSSTPEIEGDDLLSVRSPLIPKDHQQISTSTSNYIDAERNNNNVYTTNRNSSTVTAHLKRLSLKETIKLSAEFCILWFLANFATNASLAYTSVASQTILSSTSSFFTLFIGALFHVEMINPLKVIGSTVSFIGIMSVIESDSHSLRKGRHLPTSSSIDENGNDTTRILIGNLLAIAGALFYGIYSTLLKRKVKDESRINVKIFFGFVGLFTLVFLWPTIIILHYLGWESFEIPTDPRVICIVLMNCMITFVSDFCWAKAMLLTSPLTVTVGLSITVPLAMVGDLIFKHKSMPFLYLIGATLILGSFFIINESSAEDNLDQLINERERSADVEASTVT, from the coding sequence ATGGTAGTGACATTTAGTAAACGATGGACCTTAGGTCTGATAATGTTAGGTATTGTCATAATACTATGGGTCCTATCATCTTTCCTGATAAACCTTATCTTCGAAGACGATTCCTATAGGAaaccatttttcattacaTACCTAAATACTGCTGCATTCATATTCTATTTATTACCAACGGGAAACTCCATATTGACAAACTATAAAGAAACAGGGAATTTTAATATACATCatgaattaataatagaagaagaaggtgacccgaatgatgaaaatagtTGGGAATATGCAGATATGCCCACGGgacaagaacaagaacaagaacaagaacaatcATCTACACCTGAAATAGAAGGGGATGATCTTTTGAGTGTGAGGAGCCCATTAATACCCAAAGATCATCAGCAAATTTCAACTTCAACGTCGAATTATATAGATGcagaaagaaataataataatgtgtACACTACGAATAGGAACAGTAGCACAGTTACCGCtcatttgaaaagattatcaCTAAAAGAAACGATCAAATTAAGTGCAGAATTTTGTATCCTTTGGTTCTTAGCAAATTTTGCTACAAATGCATCATTAGCATATACATCTGTCGCATCACAAACTATATTATCATCGACATCCTCATTCTTCACATTATTTATAGGTGCGTTATTCCATGTAGAAATGATCAACCCTTTGAAAGTTATTGGATCCACAGTATCATTTATTGGTATAATGTCAGTGATAGAATCAGATTCACATTCATTGCGTAAAGGAAGGCATTTACCTACATCTTCGTCTATCGATGAAAATGGGAACGACACTACAAGGATTCTTATAGGGAATTTATTAGCCATTGCTGGGGCGCTATTCTATGGGATATATAGTACTCttttgaaaaggaaagtTAAGGATGAATCACGAATAAATGTTAAAATCTTCTTTGGGTTTGTAGGTTTATTCACTCTAGTGTTCTTGTGGCCCactattataatattacaTTATTTAGGTTGGGAATCATTCGAGATACCCACTGATCCAAGAGTCATTTGCATTGTTCTCATGAATTGTATGATTACTTTCGTTAGTGATTTTTGTTGGGCAAAGGCAATGTTATTGACAAGTCCCTTGACTGTCACTGTGGGGTTAAGTATTACGGTCCCGTTGGCAATGGTGGGGGATCTTATCTTCAAACATAAATCAATGCCATTCTTATATTTGATTGGAGCAACATTAATCTTGGGTTCgttcttcattatcaatgaGAGTTCAGCAGAAGATAATTTGGATCAATTGATCAATGAGAGGGAAAGAAGTGCAGATGTTGAAGCATCTACCGTTACATAG